A genome region from Labrus mixtus chromosome 9, fLabMix1.1, whole genome shotgun sequence includes the following:
- the LOC132980538 gene encoding extracellular calcium-sensing receptor-like yields the protein MHYIFIFDEPCWILLLLSAVGQQTGLNVVQATVCSHWGAPTDKSLIQDGDLIIGGLFNLYHIPSTVDEDYTKKPHYEPCTGLELEPLKYSYAMVFAVEEINRNNTLLPGVKLGYHILDSCFLYPWALLGAMSLVGGDTHSCNFTAFAGPIESDEQPVVRAGGLPVPMIIGAASSTTSIMMSSTLGPLYVPVISYLSSCPCLSDRLKYPNFFRTIPSDVYQAWAMAQLAIRFHWTWIGAVVSNNDYGQLAIQVFQKEIFGKGVCLEFIETLNTETIVTDAKRAALTIQASTARVILIFCWYTEVKKLLLELAKRNVTDRQFLASEAWSTSDDLLQDQTISKVTNGVLGVAIRSSTIPGFENYLRSLHPIRRPNDVFLREFWQKEFGCSPLSSYFSSPLMPRSDYLTNVSASSTDNVPPQKISPPLCSGTESLENVENHFTDTSQLRVAYNVYLAVYAAAHALHSLLSCNTHTCTFQKNIKHIELLQELNKVNITTPHGERFYFQGADIPAMYDLVNWQKQPEGQLKLVLVGRVDGFNIHLNESAVQWSSGSSQVPFSVCSESCPPGTRKANRKGEPLCCFDCIPCIEGEISNETGSLNCEGCPSEFWSNVERTACVPRQLDFLSFNETLGITLTTVAASGVVVTTAVFVLFFCNRQTPMVRANNSELSFLLLLSLNLCFLCSLVFIGRPSVWSCRFQQAAFGISFALCVSCLLVKTLVVLAVFRSARPGAETLMKWFGPVQQRGSVFLFTCIQVIICATWLSISPPVPRRNLGFQGSKVTLECAMGSLVGFSLVLSYIGLLACTCLLLAFLARNLPDNFNEAKLITFSMLIFCAVWVAFVPAYISSPGKYVVAVEIFSILASSYGLLLCIFAPKCFIILLRPEKNTKKQLMAR from the exons ATGCActatatctttatttttgatGAACCATGTTGGAT ccTTCTTCTTCTCAGTGCAGTGGGCCAACAGACAGGACTGAATGTGGTTCAGGCCACAGTGTGCTCCCACTGGGGTGCACCGACTGATAAGAGTCTAATCCAGGATGGAGATTTGATTATCGGTGGACTTTTTAACCTGTATCACATACCTTCAACTGTAGATGAGGACTACACAAAGAAACCACATTATGAACCTTGTACTGG CTTAGAACTGGAGCCTTTAAAATACTCTTATGCTATGGTGTTTGCTGTGGAGGAAATCAATCGAAACAACACCCTGCTACCAGGAGTGAAGCTGGGTTACCATATACTTGATAGCTGTTTCCTGTACCCGTGGGCTCTGCTAGGTGCAATGTCATTGGTtggaggagacacacacagctgtaactTTACAGCCTTTGCAGGTCCTATTGAATCTGATGAGCAACCTGTAGTGAGAGCAG GTGGTCTGCCTGTACCGATGATCATTGGTGCTGCATCCTCTACAACAAGCATAATGATGTCCAGCACCCTGGGGCCTCTCTATGTACCAGTT ATCAGCTACCTGTCAAGCTGCCCCTGCCTTAGTGACAGGCTTAAATATCCTAATTTCTTCAGAACAATTCCCAGTGATGTTTACCAAGCTTGGGCCATGGCACAATTGGCCATTCGCTTCCACTGGACATGGATAGGAGCAGTGGTGTCAAACAATGATTATGGTCAGCTTGCAATACAG gtATTCCAGAAAGAGATTTTTGGGAAAGGAGTGTGTTTGGAATTCATTGAGACCCTCAACACAGAAACTATTGTGACTGATGCAAAACGTGCAGCACTCACAATTCAAGCTTCGACTGCGAGGGTGATTCTGATCTTCTGCTGGTATACTGAAGTAAAGAAACTGCTTCTGGAACTGGCCAAGAGAAAT GTGACTGACAGACAGTTCCTGGCAAGTGAGGCTTGGAGTACCAGTGATGATCTTCTCCAAGATCAAACCATCTCTAAAGTAACAAATGGTGTTCTTGGTGTGGCCATTCGTAGTTCAACTATACCTGGATTTGAAAATTATCTCAGAAGTTTGCATCCAATTCGTCGTCCTAATGATGTTTTCTTAAGAGAATTCTGGCAAAAGGAATTTGGATGCAGTCCTCTTTCTTCCTATTTCTCTTCACCCCTCATGCCAAGGTCTGACTACCTCACAAATGTTTCTGCTTCCTCAACTGATAACGTTCCTCCTCAGAAAATTTCACCACCACTCTGCAGTGGAACAGAGTCCCTGGAGAACGTGGAAAATCACTTTACTGATACCTCTCAGCTAAGGGTGGCATATAATGTCTACCTTGCTGTTTATGCTGCTGCCCATGCCCTTCATAGCCTTCTCTCCTGTAATACCCATACATGCACctttcagaaaaacatcaaacacatagAG CTGTTACAGGAATTGAACAAAGTGAACATCACCACACCACATGGGGAAAGGTTTTACTTCCAAGGTGCTGACATTCCAGCAATGTATGACCTCGTCAATTGGCAGAAACAACCAGAGGGGCAACTCAAACTTGTCTTGGTTGGTCGTGTGGATGGGTTTAACATCCATCTTAATGAGTCAGCTGTGCAGTGGAGCTCAGGATCCAGTCAG GTTCCTTTTTCAGTGTGCAGTGAGAGCTGCCCCCCAGGTACCCGAAAGGCCAACAGGAAAGGAgagcctctctgctgctttgaCTGTATCCCATGCATAGAGGGGGAAATAAGCAATGAAACTG GTTCTCTTAATTGTGAGGGATGTCCATCTGAGTTCTGGTCCAATGTTGAACGAACTGCCTGCGTCCCTCGTCAGTTGGACTTCCTTTCCTTTAACGAAACATTGGGCATCACTCTGACAACAGTGGCTGCATCCGGTGTTGTGGTGacaacagctgtgtttgttctatttttttgcAACCGCCAAACACCCATG GTACGAGCCAACAATTCAGAACTCAGCTTCCTGCTTCTTCTGTCCCTGAACCTCTGCTTCCTGTGCTCACTGGTGTTCATTGGTCGTCCATCAGTCTGGTCCTGTCGGTTTCAGCAGGCAGCCTTTGGGATCAGCTTTGCACTTTGTGTTTCCTGCCTTCTGGTTAAAACCCTCGTAGTGCTTGCTGTTTTCCGCTCAGCTCGGCCTGGTGCTGAAACCTTGATGAAGTGGTTTGGTCCTGTTCAACAGAGAGGGAGTGTCTTTCTCTTCACCTGTATACAG GTTATTATCTGTGCCACATGGTTGTCCATCAGTCCTCCAGTGCCTCGACGTAATCTGGGTTTCCAAGGATCAAAGGTCACACTAGAGTGTGCCATGGGTTCCCTGGTGGGCTTCTCTCTGGTTCTTAGCTACATTGGCCTGCTGGCCTGCACCTGCCTCCTCTTGGCTTTTCTCGCTCGGAATCTTCCTGACAACTTCAATGAGGCCAAACTGATCACCTTCAGCATGCTGATATTCTGTGCAGTATGGGTAGCTTTTGTTCCTGCTTATATTAGCTCTCCTGGAAAATATGTTGTCGCTGTAGAAATCTTTTCCATCTTGGCCTCCAGCTATGGTTTACTGCTTTGCATATTTGCCcccaaatgtttcattattCTTTTGAGgccagagaaaaacacaaagaaacagctAATGGCAAGATAG
- the LOC132979945 gene encoding extracellular calcium-sensing receptor-like: MHYIFIFDEPCWILLLLSAVGQQTGLNVVQATVCSHWGAPTDKSLIQDGDLIIGGLFNLYHIPSTVDEDYTKKPHYEPCTGLELEPLKYSYAMVFAVEEINRNNTLLPGVKLGYHILDSCSLYPWALQGAMSLVGGDTHSCNLTAFVGPIESDEQPVVRAGT, translated from the exons ATGCActatatctttatttttgatGAACCATGTTGGAT cctTCTTCTTCTCAGTGCAGTGGGCCAACAGACAGGACTGAATGTGGTTCAGGCCACAGTATGCTCCCACTGGGGTGCACCGACTGATAAGAGTCTAATCCAGGATGGAGATTTGATTATCGGTGGACTTTTTAACCTGTATCACATACCTTCAACTGTAGATGAGGACTACACAAAGAAACCACATTATGAACCTTGTACTGG CTTAGAACTGGAGCCGTTAAAATACTCTTATGCTATGGTGTTTGCTGTGGAGGAAATCAATCGAAACAACACCCTGCTACCAGGAGTGAAGCTGGGTTACCATATACTTGATAGCTGTTCCCTGTACCCGTGGGCTCTGCAAGGTGCAATGTCATTGGTtggaggagacacacacagctgcaacTTGACAGCCTTTGTAGGTCCTATTGAATCTGATGAGCAACCTGTAGTGAGAGCAGGTACGTGA
- the LOC132979946 gene encoding extracellular calcium-sensing receptor-like produces the protein MMSSTLGPLYVPVISYLASCPCLSDRLKYPTFFRTIPSDVYQAWAMAQLAIRFHWTWIGAVVENNDYGQLAIQVFQKEIFGKGVCLEFIETLKTETIVTDAKRVALTIQASTARVILIFCWYTEVKKLLLELAKRNVTDRQFLASEAWSTSDDLLQDQTISKVTNGVLGVAIRSSTIPGFENYLRSLHPIRRPNDVFLREFWQKEFGCSPLSSYFSSPLIPRSDYLTNVSASSTDNVPPQKIAPPLCSGTESLENVENHFTDTSQLRVAYNVYLAIYAAAHALHSLLSCNTHTCTFQKNIKHIELLQELNKVNITTPHGERFYFQGADIAAMYDLVNWQKQPEGQLKLVLVGRVDGFILHLNESAVQWSSGSSQVPFSVCSESCPPGTRKANRKGESLCCFDCIPCIEGEISNETGSLNCEGCPSEFWSNVERTACVPRQLDFLSFNETLGITLTTVAASGVVVTTAVFVLFFCNRQTPMVRANNSELSFLLLLSLKLCFLCSLVFIGRPSVWSCRFQQAAFGISFALCVSCLLVKTLVVLAVFRSARPGAETLMKWFGPVQQRGSVFLFTCIQVIICATWLSISPPVPRRNLGFQGSKVTLECAMGSLVGFSLVLGYIGLLACTCLLLAFLARNLPDNFNEAKLITFSMLIFCAVWVAFVPAYVSSPGKYVVAVEIFSILASSYGLLLCIFSPKCFIILLRPEKNTKKQLMAR, from the exons ATGATGTCCAGCACCCTGGGGCCTCTCTATGTACCAGTT ATTAGCTACCTGGCAAGCTGCCCCTGCCTTAGTGACAGGCTTAAATATCCTACTTTCTTCAGAACAATTCCCAGTGATGTTTACCAAGCTTGGGCCATGGCACAATTGGCCATTCGCTTCCACTGGACATGGATAGGAGCAGTGGTGGAAAACAATGATTATGGTCAGCTTGCAATACAG gtATTCCAGAAAGAGATTTTTGGGAAAGGAGTGTGTTTGGAATTCATTGAAACCCTCAAGACAGAAACTATTGTGACTGATGCAAAACGTGTAGCACTCACAATTCAAGCTTCGACTGCGAGGGTGATTCTGATCTTCTGCTGGTATACTGAAGTAAAGAAACTGCTTCTGGAACTGGCCAAGAGAAAT GTGACTGACAGACAGTTCCTGGCAAGTGAGGCTTGGAGTACCAGTGATGATCTTCTCCAAGATCAAACCATCTCTAAAGTAACAAATGGTGTTCTTGGTGTGGCCATTCGTAGTTCAACTATACCTGGATTTGAAAATTATCTCAGAAGTTTGCATCCAATTCGTCGTCCTAATGATGTTTTCTTAAGAGAATTCTGGCAAAAGGAATTTGGATGCAGTCCTCTTTCTTCCTATTTCTCTTCACCCCTCATTCCAAGGTCTGACTACCTCACAAATGTTTCTGCTTCCTCAACTGATAATGTTCCTCCTCAGAAAATTGCACCACCACTCTGCAGTGGAACGGAGTCCCTGGAGAACGTGGAAAATCACTTTACTGATACCTCTCAGCTAAGGGTGGCATATAATGTCTACCTTGCCATTTATGCTGCTGCCCATGCCCTTCATAGCCTTCTCTCCTGTAATACCCATACATGCACctttcagaaaaacatcaaacacatagAG CTGTTACAGGAATTGAACAAAGTGAACATCACCACACCACATGGGGAAAGGTTTTACTTCCAAGGTGCTGACATTGCAGCAATGTATGACCTCGTGAATTGGCAGAAACAACCAGAGGGGCAACTCAAACTTGTCTTGGTTGGTCGTGTGGATGGGTTTATCCTCCATCTTAATGAGTCAGCTGTGCAGTGGAGCTCAGGATCCAGTCAG GTTCCTTTTTCAGTGTGCAGTGAGAGCTGCCCCCCAGGTACCCGAAAGGCCAACAGGAAAGGAgagtctctctgctgctttgacTGTATCCCATGCATAGAGGGGGAAATAAGCAATGAAACTG gtTCTCTTAATTGTGAGGGATGTCCATCTGAGTTCTGGTCCAATGTTGAACGAACTGCCTGTGTCCCTCGTCAGTTGGACTTCCTTTCCTTTAACGAAACATTGGGCATCACTCTGACAACAGTGGCTGCATCCGGTGTTGTGGTGacaacagctgtgtttgttctatttttttgcAACCGCCAAACACCCATG GTACGAGCCAACAATTCAGAACTCAGCTTCCTGCTTCTTCTGTCCCTGAAGCTCTGTTTCCTGTGCTCACTGGTGTTCATTGGCCGTCCATCAGTCTGGTCCTGTCGGTTTCAGCAGGCAGCCTTTGGGATCAGCTTCGCACTTTGTGTTTCCTGCCTTCTGGTTAAAACTCTCGTAGTGCTTGCTGTTTTCCGCTCAGCTCGGCCTGGTGCTGAAACCTTGATGAAGTGGTTTGGTCCTGTTCAACAGAGAGGGAGTGTCTTTCTCTTCACCTGTATACAG GTTATTATCTGTGCCACATGGTTGTCCATCAGTCCTCCAGTGCCTCGACGTAATCTGGGTTTCCAAGGATCAAAGGTCACACTAGAGTGTGCCATGGGTTCCCTGGTGGGCTTCTCTCTGGTTCTTGGCTACATTGGCCTGCTGGCCTGCACCTGCCTCCTCTTGGCTTTTCTCGCTCGGAATCTTCCTGACAACTTCAATGAGGCCAAACTGATCACCTTCAGCATGCTGATATTCTGTGCAGTATGGGTAGCTTTTGTTCCTGCTTATGTTAGCTCTCCTGGAAAATATGTTGTCGCTGTAGAAATCTTTTCCATCTTGGCCTCCAGCTATGGTTTACTGCTTTGCATATTTTCCcccaaatgtttcattattCTTTTGAGgccagagaaaaacacaaagaaacagctAATGGCAAGATAG
- the LOC132979947 gene encoding extracellular calcium-sensing receptor-like: protein MAGPNSLLLLSAVGQQTGLNVVQATVCSHWGAPTDKSLIQDGDLIIGGLFNLYHIPSTVDEDYTKKPHYEPCTGLELEPLKYSYAMVFAVEEINRNNTLLPGVKLGYHILDSCSLYPWALQGAMSLVGGDTHRCGLPVTMIIGAASSTTGIMMSSTLGPLYVPVISYLASCPCLSDRLKYPNFFRTIPSDVYQAWAMAQLAIRFHWTWIGAVVSNNDYGQLAIQVFQKEIFGKGVCLEFIETLKAETIMTDAKRVALTIQASTARVILIFCWYTEVKKLLLELAKRNVTDRQFLASEAWSTSDDLLQDQTISKVTNGVLGVAIRSSTIPGFENYLRSLHPIRRPNDVFLREFWQKEFGCSPLSSYFSSPLIPRSDYLTNVSASSTDNVPPQKIPPPLCSGTESLENVENHFTDTSQLRVAYNVYLAIYAAAHALHSLLSCNTHTCTFQKNIKHIELLQELNKVNITTPHGERFYFQGADIAAMYDLVNWQKQPEGQLKLVLVGRVDGFNIHLNESAVKWSSGSSQVPFSVCSESCPPGTRKANRKGEPLCCFDCIPCTEGEISNETGSLNCEGCPSEFWSNVERTACVPRQLDFLSFNETLGITLTTVAASGVVVTTAVFVLFFCNRQTPMVRANNSELSFLLLLSLKLCFLCSLVFIGRPSVWSCRFQQAAFGISFVLCVSCLLVKTLVVLAVFRSARPGAETLMKWFGPVQQRGSVFLFTCIQVIICATWLSISPPVPRRDLGFQGSKVTLECAMGSLVGFSLVLGYIGLLACTCLLLAFLARNLPDNFNEAKLITFSMLIFCAVWVAFVPAYISSPGKYVVAVEIFSILASSYGLLLCIFAPKCFIILLRPEKNTKKQLMAR from the exons ATGGCTGGTCCCAACAG cctTCTTCTTCTCAGTGCAGTGGGCCAACAGACAGGACTGAATGTGGTTCAGGCCACAGTATGCTCCCACTGGGGTGCACCGACTGATAAGAGCCTAATCCAGGATGGAGATTTGATTATCGGTGGACTTTTTAACCTGTATCACATACCTTCAACTGTAGATGAGGACTACACAAAGAAACCACATTATGAACCTTGTACTGG CTTAGAACTGGAGCCGTTAAAATACTCTTATGCTATGGTGTTTGCTGTGGAGGAAATTAATCGAAACAACACCCTGCTACCAGGAGTGAAGCTGGGTTACCATATACTTGATAGCTGTTCCCTGTACCCGTGGGCTCTGCAAGGTGCAATGTCATTGGTtggaggagacacacacagat GTGGTCTGCCTGTAACGATGATCATTGGTGCTGCATCCTCTACAACAGGCATAATGATGTCCAGCACCCTGGGGCCTCTCTATGTACCAGTT ATCAGCTACCTTGCAAGCTGCCCCTGCCTTAGTGACAGGCTTAAATATCCTAATTTCTTCAGAACAATTCCCAGTGATGTTTACCAAGCTTGGGCCATGGCACAATTGGCCATTCGCTTCCACTGGACATGGATAGGAGCAGTGGTGTCAAACAATGATTATGGTCAGCTTGCAATACAG gtATTCCAGAAAGAGATTTTTGGGAAAGGAGTGTGTTTGGAATTCATTGAGACCCTCAAGGCAGAAACTATTATGACTGATGCAAAACGTGTAGCACTCACAATTCAAGCTTCGACTGCGAGGGTGATTCTGATCTTCTGCTGGTATACTGAAGTAAAGAAACTGCTTCTGGAACTGGCCAAGAGAAAT GTGACTGACAGACAGTTCCTGGCAAGTGAGGCTTGGAGTACCAGTGATGATCTTCTCCAAGATCAAACCATCTCTAAAGTAACAAATGGTGTTCTTGGTGTGGCCATTCGTAGTTCAACTATACCTGGATTTGAAAATTATCTCAGAAGTTTGCATCCAATTCGTCGTCCTAATGATGTTTTCTTAAGAGAATTCTGGCAAAAGGAATTTGGATGCAGTCCTCTTTCTTCCTATTTCTCTTCACCCCTAATTCCAAGGTCTGACTACCTCACAAATGTTTCTGCTTCCTCAACTGATAATGTTCCTCCTCAGAAAATTCCACCACCACTCTGCAGTGGAACAGAGTCCCTGGAGAACGTGGAAAATCACTTTACTGATACCTCTCAGCTAAGGGTGGCATATAATGTCTACCTTGCCATTTATGCTGCTGCCCATGCCCTCCATAGCCTTCTCTCCTGTAATACCCATACATGCACctttcagaaaaacatcaaacacatagAG CTGTTACAGGAATTGAACAAAGTGAACATCACCACACCACATGGGGAAAGGTTTTACTTCCAAGGTGCTGACATTGCAGCAATGTATGACCTCGTCAATTGGCAGAAACAACCAGAGGGGCAACTCAAACTTGTCTTGGTTGGTCGTGTGGATGGGTTTAACATCCATCTTAATGAGTCAGCTGTGAAGTGGAGCTCAGGATCCAGTCAG GTTCCTTTTTCAGTGTGCAGTGAGAGCTGCCCCCCAGGTACCCGAAAGGCCAACAGGAAAGGAgagcctctctgctgctttgaCTGTATCCCATGCACTGAGGGGGAAATAAGCAATGAAACTG gtTCTCTTAATTGTGAGGGATGTCCATCTGAGTTCTGGTCCAATGTTGAACGAACTGCCTGTGTCCCTCGTCAGTTGGACTTCCTTTCCTTTAACGAAACATTGGGCATCACTCTGACAACAGTGGCTGCATCCGGTGTTGTGGTGacaacagctgtgtttgttctatttttttgcAACCGCCAAACACCCATG GTACGAGCCAACAATTCAGAACTCAGCTTCCTGCTTCTTCTGTCACTGAAGCTCTGTTTCCTGTGCTCACTGGTGTTCATTGGTCGTCCATCAGTCTGGTCCTGTCGGTTTCAGCAGGCAGCCTTTGGGATCAGCTTtgtactttgtgtttcctgCCTTCTGGTTAAAACTCTCGTAGTGCTTGCTGTTTTCCGCTCAGCTCGGCCTGGTGCTGAAACCTTGATGAAGTGGTTTGGTCCTGTTCAACAGAGAGGGAGTGTCTTTCTCTTCACCTGTATACAG GTTATTATCTGTGCCACATGGTTGTCCATCAGTCCTCCAGTGCCTCGACGTGATCTGGGTTTCCAAGGATCAAAGGTCACACTAGAGTGTGCCATGGGTTCCCTGGTGGGCTTCTCTCTGGTTCTTGGCTACATTGGCCTGCTGGCCTGCACCTGCCTCCTCTTGGCTTTTCTCGCTCGGAATCTTCCTGACAACTTCAATGAGGCCAAACTGATCACCTTCAGCATGCTGATATTCTGTGCAGTATGGGTAGCTTTTGTTCCTGCTTATATTAGCTCTCCTGGAAAATATGTTGTCGCTGTAGAAATCTTTTCCATCTTGGCCTCCAGCTATGGTTTACTGCTTTGCATATTTGCCcccaaatgtttcattattCTTTTGAGgccagagaaaaacacaaagaaacagctAATGGCAAGATAG
- the LOC132979948 gene encoding extracellular calcium-sensing receptor-like, protein MAGPNSAVGQQTGLNVVQATVCSHWGAPTDKSLIQDGDLIIGGLFNLYHIPSTVDEDYTKKPHYEPCTGLELEPLKYSYAMVFAVEEINRNNTLLPGVKLGYRILDSCSLYPWALLGAMSLVGGDTHSCNFTAFAGPIESNEQPVVRAGGLPVPMIIGAASSTTGIMMSSTLGPLYVPVISYLASCPCLSDRLKYPTFFRTIPSDVYQAWAMAQLAIRFHWTWIGAVVENNDYGQLAIQVFQKEIFGKGVCLEFIETLKKETIMADTKRAALTIQDSTARVILIFCWYTEVKKLLLELAKRNVTDRQFLASEAWSTSDDLLQDQTISKVTNGVLGVAIRSSTIPGFENYLRSLHPIRRPNDVFLREFWQKEFGCSPLSSYFSSPLMPRSDYLTNVSASSTDNVPPQKISPPLCSGTESLENVENHFTDTSQLRVAYNVYLAVYAAAHALHSLLSCNTHTCTFQKNIKHIELLQELNKVNITTPHGERFYFQGADIPAMYDLVNWQKQPEGQLKLVLVGRVDGFNIHLNESAVQWSSGSSQVPFSVCSERCPPGTRKANRKGEPLCCFDCIQCTEGEISNDTGSLNCERCPSEFWSNVEQTACVPRQLDFLSFNETLGITLTTVAASGVVVTTAVFVLFFCNRQTPMVRANNSELSFLLLLSLKLCFLCSLVFIGRPSVWSCRFQQAAFGISFVLCVSCLLVKTLVVLAVFRSARPGAETLMKWFGPVQQRGSVFLFTCIQVIICATWLSISPPVPQRDLGFQGSKVTLECAMGSLVGFSLVLGYIGLLACTCLLLAFLARNLPDNFNEAKLITFSMLIFCAVWVAFVPAYVSSPRKYVVAVEVFAILASSYGLLLCIFAPKCFIILLRPEKNTKKQLMVR, encoded by the exons ATGGCTGGTCCCAACAG TGCAGTGGGCCAACAGACAGGACTGAATGTGGTTCAGGCCACAGTGTGCTCCCACTGGGGTGCACCGACTGATAAGAGCCTAATCCAGGATGGAGATTTGATTATCGGTGGACTTTTTAACCTGTATCACATACCTTCAACTGTAGATGAGGACTACACAAAGAAACCACATTATGAACCTTGTACTGG CTTAGAACTGGAGCCGTTAAAATACTCTTATGCTATGGTGTTTGCTGTGGAGGAAATCAATCGAAACAACACCCTGCTACCAGGAGTGAAGCTGGGTTACCGTATACTTGATAGCTGTTCCCTGTACCCGTGGGCTCTGCTAGGTGCAATGTCATTGGTtggaggagacacacacagctgcaacTTTACAGCCTTTGCAGGTCCTATTGAATCTAATGAGCAACCTGTAGTGAGAGCAG GTGGTCTGCCTGTACCGATGATCATTGGTGCTGCATCCTCTACAACAGGCATAATGATGTCCAGCACCCTGGGGCCTCTCTATGTACCAGTT ATCAGCTACCTTGCAAGCTGCCCCTGCCTTAGTGACAGGCTTAAATATCCTACTTTCTTCAGAACAATTCCCAGTGATGTTTACCAAGCTTGGGCCATGGCACAATTGGCCATTCGCTTTCACTGGACATGGATAGGAGCAGTGGTGGAAAACAATGATTATGGTCAGCTTGCAATACAG gtATTCCAGAAAGAGATTTTTGGGAAAGGAGTGTGTTTGGAATTCATTGAGACCCTCAAGAAAGAAACTATTATGGCTGATACAAAACGTGCAGCACTCACAATTCAAGATTCGACTGCAAGGGTGATTCTGATCTTCTGCTGGTATACTGAAGTAAAGAAACTGCTTCTGGAACTGGCCAAGAGAAAT GTGACTGACAGACAGTTCCTGGCAAGTGAGGCTTGGAGTACCAGTGATGATCTTCTCCAAGATCAAACCATCTCTAAAGTAACAAATGGTGTTCTTGGTGTGGCCATTCGTAGTTCAACTATACCTGGATTTGAAAATTATCTCAGAAGTTTGCATCCAATTCGTCGTCCTAATGATGTTTTCTTAAGAGAATTCTGGCAAAAGGAATTTGGATGCAGTCCTCTTTCTTCCTATTTCTCTTCACCCCTCATGCCAAGGTCTGACTACCTCACAAATGTTTCTGCTTCCTCAACTGATAACGTTCCTCCTCAGAAAATTTCACCACCACTCTGCAGTGGAACAGAGTCCCTGGAGAACGTGGAAAATCACTTTACTGATACCTCTCAGCTAAGGGTGGCATATAATGTCTACCTTGCTGTTTATGCTGCTGCCCATGCCCTTCATAGCCTTCTCTCCTGTAATACCCATACATGCACctttcagaaaaacatcaaacacatagAG CTGTTACAGGAATTGAACAAAGTGAACATCACCACACCACATGGTGAAAGGTTTTACTTCCAAGGTGCTGACATTCCAGCAATGTATGACCTTGTCAATTGGCAGAAACAACCAGAGGGGCAACTCAAACTTGTCTTGGTTGGTCGTGTGGATGGGTTTAACATCCATCTTAATGAGTCAGCTGTGCAGTGGAGCTCAGGATCCAGTCAG GTTCCTTTTTCAGTGTGCAGTGAGCGCTGCCCCCCAGGTACCCGAAAGGCCAACAGGAAAGGAgagcctctctgctgctttgaCTGTATCCAATGCACTGAGGGGGAAATAAGCAATGACACTG gttCTCTTAATTGTGAGCGATGTCCATCTGAGTTCTGGTCCAATGTTGAGCAAACTGCCTGCGTCCCTCGTCAGTTGGACTTCCTTTCCTTTAACGAAACACTGGGCATCACTCTGACAACAGTGGCTGCATCCGGTGTTGTGGTGacaacagctgtgtttgttctatttttttgcAACCGCCAAACACCCATG GTACGAGCCAACAATTCAGAACTCAGCTTCCTGCTTCTTCTGTCCCTGAAGCTTTGTTTCCTGTGCTCACTGGTGTTCATTGGTCGTCCATCAGTCTGGTCCTGTCGGTTTCAGCAGGCAGCCTTTGGGATCAGCTTtgtactttgtgtttcctgCCTTCTGGTTAAAACCCTCGTAGTGCTTGCTGTTTTCCGCTCAGCTCGGCCTGGTGCTGAAACTTTAATGAAGTGGTTTGGTCCTGTTCAACAGAGAGGGAGTGTCTTTCTCTTCACCTGTATACAG GTTATTATCTGTGCCACATGGTTGTCCATCAGTCCTCCAGTGCCTCAACGTGATCTTGGTTTCCAAGGATCAAAGGTCACACTAGAGTGTGCCATGGGTTCCCTGGTGGGCTTCTCTCTGGTTCTTGGCTACATTGGCCTGCTGGCCTGCACCTGCCTCCTCTTGGCTTTTCTCGCTCGGAATCTTCCTGACAACTTCAATGAGGCCAAACTGATCACCTTCAGCATGCTGATATTCTGTGCAGTATGGGTAGCTTTTGTTCCTGCTTATGTTAGCTCTCCTAGAAAATATGTTGTGGCTGTAGAAGTCTTTGCCATCTTGGCCTCCAGCTATGGTTTACTGCTTTGCATATTTGCCcccaaatgtttcattattCTTTTGAGgccagagaaaaacacaaagaaacagctAATGGTCAGATAG